A window from Streptomyces sp. NBC_00335 encodes these proteins:
- a CDS encoding PDR/VanB family oxidoreductase translates to MRRALTVTALAGAAWLAKRAIGRRIDSGSPLWPLPALETPVSGYSPRRWIPALIVSRTEPADGVLSLTLESADLPEWAPGAHLDVQLPSGLVRQYSLCGDPSDLGRYTIAVRLVEDGRGGSREAHAQLVEGAELPVRPPRNRFPLVPAPSYAFVAGGIGITPVLPMLRAATAAGADWTLLYGGRSRASMPFLAELARYGDRVTVVPEDEAGLPDLSVLGALGPRTLVYCCGPAPLMAAVEAAAPAGTPVHLERFSPAAAGGDAKAFTVELHRSGRVVEVAATESVLTAVRRELPGTPYSCEQGFCGTCQHRVLAGDIDHRDTLLTDGEREDSMLLCVSRAASERLVLDL, encoded by the coding sequence CATCGACTCCGGATCGCCCCTCTGGCCGCTGCCCGCGCTGGAGACCCCGGTCTCGGGGTACTCGCCGCGGCGGTGGATCCCGGCACTGATCGTCTCCCGTACGGAGCCCGCGGACGGGGTGCTGTCCCTGACCCTGGAATCGGCGGACCTCCCGGAGTGGGCCCCGGGCGCGCACCTGGACGTGCAGCTCCCCTCGGGGCTGGTCCGCCAGTACTCCCTGTGCGGAGACCCCTCCGACCTGGGCCGCTACACGATCGCGGTCCGGCTCGTCGAGGACGGCCGCGGCGGCTCGCGCGAGGCGCACGCCCAGCTGGTGGAGGGCGCGGAGCTCCCGGTCCGCCCGCCCCGCAACCGCTTCCCGCTCGTCCCGGCCCCGTCCTACGCCTTCGTCGCGGGCGGGATCGGCATCACCCCGGTCCTGCCGATGCTCCGGGCGGCGACGGCGGCCGGCGCGGACTGGACCCTGCTCTACGGGGGCCGCTCGCGGGCCTCGATGCCCTTCCTTGCCGAACTCGCCCGGTACGGGGACCGGGTCACGGTCGTCCCCGAGGACGAGGCGGGCCTCCCCGACCTGAGCGTGCTCGGCGCCCTGGGCCCGCGGACCCTGGTCTACTGCTGCGGCCCGGCCCCCCTGATGGCGGCGGTCGAGGCGGCCGCCCCGGCGGGCACCCCGGTCCACCTGGAGCGCTTCTCCCCGGCGGCCGCGGGCGGGGACGCGAAGGCCTTCACGGTGGAACTGCACCGCTCGGGGCGGGTCGTGGAGGTGGCGGCGACGGAATCCGTCCTGACCGCCGTCCGCCGGGAGCTGCCCGGTACCCCGTACTCCTGCGAGCAGGGCTTCTGCGGCACCTGCCAACACCGGGTCCTGGCCGGGGACATCGACCACCGCGACACCCTCCTCACCGACGGCGAACGCGAGGACTCCATGCTGCTGTGCGTCTCCCGCGCGGCCTCGGAGCGCCTGGTCCTGGACCTGTAG